TATTTTTTCTTTGTTATTTATTTTAATGTCGTCAATGTAAGCCGCAATATTGTTTAAATTTTTGTTTATTTCTGCTTTTAGATTTGTGGATGTTGTTGTTTTTTGTTCGTAAAAAATAAAATAGATTGCTAACATTGAGATAAATACAATTCCCCCAATGGCAATTATTATGATTAGCTTTGTTAAATTTTTATTGGGTATTGTTTTAATTATTGGGAACAATTTCTCATATAGGTTGCTATTTTTAAAAAAAACATATCCTTTGACAGGATTTTTTCGAATAATTTCAAGAGACATCTCTGATCGATCCACTTCTTGATTTTCTTCTATCATTTTAAGCCATATCTGAATAGCTTTTTCTTCTTTGCCTTGGCTTACTAAAAGTATAGCAATAGCTTGTTTTATATTTGATTCGCTTGGGTTTAAAGTGTAAGCTTTTTTAAGATATGTTTGGGCATTGCCAAGGTTTCCAATACGAAGATAAGACATTCCTAAAACATAGTGATACAAATAGTAATTTTTGTAGAAAAAAATTTCTTTTTCTAGTAGCTTTATTGCTTGTGAATATTTTTTTGAATTATAGTAATAAATAGCCTTGTTAATAATTTTATTAGATTCCATATAGCTAGAATTTGACCCCACAATTTTCTTTTTAATATTATAATATAAGAGGTTCTTTTAAAAGAATAATAAATAGAATATTGCTATTTTGCCCTAATTTCTTGTTTGACTAAAAATTGATAAATGCTATAATTATATAAAGTGTATCGGGGGTTTGTATATATTTTTTTAAAATGGTGGGGATGTGTTATCAGAAAGAATCGTTGAATTGATTAAAGAGATTTATTTAGATTTTAGAAAAGGCAATTTTAAAGAAGCTTTAGTGAAATCTGAAGAAGCGCATTCTCTTGATTTTGATAATATTGAAATTTTAACAGCTTTGAAAAGCTCTGTGTATTGGAATGGGCAAGTTGAAAGTCTTGATAGAATAGGTCAGGATTATGAAAAGGCAGAATTTTTAATAAGAGAGTGGAATAATTTTGCAGGTCGATATCTGAAAAAGATGGGTTGTGATTTTTTGCAAGGTCGTAATTCTATAAAATATTTTGTGTTTCAGACTTGTCTTTACATATATAAAAATATATACAAACTGCATCCAGAAAATTTGGATCTTTTAATAAAAATTGCTAAGTCTTATAAAGGTATGGGGAATTACGAGAAAGCAATTAATGTCTTTTTGAAAATATTAGGGAATGCTAAGGAAAACTCAGATGTTGTTGCAGAGCTTGCTGATTCTTATGCGTTGGTTGATGAAATTAAAGAGGCCAAAGTCTTATTCAGAGAGGCTTTTTTTATCAATCCTCAAAAGATAGATATATATTCTCTTGAGTCCGATATGATTTTAAGATTAATAGATCTTATTAAGTCTGACAGAAACATTTCAGATGATCTTATAAAAGAATGGATTCCTGTTTATGGCTCTCTTAATGGTGTTTTTAATGTTAAAAGAGAATTAAGG
This portion of the Borreliella afzelii genome encodes:
- a CDS encoding tetratricopeptide repeat protein encodes the protein MESNKIINKAIYYYNSKKYSQAIKLLEKEIFFYKNYYLYHYVLGMSYLRIGNLGNAQTYLKKAYTLNPSESNIKQAIAILLVSQGKEEKAIQIWLKMIEENQEVDRSEMSLEIIRKNPVKGYVFFKNSNLYEKLFPIIKTIPNKNLTKLIIIIAIGGIVFISMLAIYFIFYEQKTTTSTNLKAEINKNLNNIAAYIDDIKINNKEKIKNEEGQFILILTSEEIKNSFEKIKNYLKIGKDNFARVEINKILNSNASESIKLKAKNLASFISRPDFISFNEYLDLKDIKKDPSIYSNVYVKWEGLVNNIEKKDNIIQFDFYVGYNKNVLSGIIPTKTTFDIDIDFKDSVEILGQIEYKKNKLTLNAITIRKIDKNAN
- a CDS encoding tetratricopeptide repeat protein; the protein is MLSERIVELIKEIYLDFRKGNFKEALVKSEEAHSLDFDNIEILTALKSSVYWNGQVESLDRIGQDYEKAEFLIREWNNFAGRYLKKMGCDFLQGRNSIKYFVFQTCLYIYKNIYKLHPENLDLLIKIAKSYKGMGNYEKAINVFLKILGNAKENSDVVAELADSYALVDEIKEAKVLFREAFFINPQKIDIYSLESDMILRLIDLIKSDRNISDDLIKEWIPVYGSLNGVFNVKRELRPIELGQLKQSVYSLRNELKEKSYRSINESILLPRLINKYFWLIDHYVRIKEDRARIDEILLYIKEIDLGIYQQYVN